The DNA segment GTCCGTGATCAAGCACACCGATGCCGTCCCGGACCCGCGCGCCGTCAACCAGGACAAGAAGAACATTCTGTTCTCTGGCACGAACGTCGCCGCCGGTAAGGCGCGCGGTGTCGTCATCGGCACCGGTCTGAACACTGCCATCGGTAAGATCCGTACCGAGATGTCGGAGACGGAGGAAATCAAGACGCCGCTGCAGCAGAAGCTGGACGAGTTCGGCGAGCAGCTGTCGAAGGTCATCTCGCTGATCTGCGTTGCCGTCTGGGCCATCAACATCGGACACTTCAACGACCCTGCCCACGGTGGCTCCTGGATCAAGGGTGCCGTGTACTACTTCAAGATCGCCGTCGCCCTGGCCGTCGCCGCCATCCCGGAGGGTCTGCCCGCTGTCATCACCACCTGTCTGGCGCTGGGTACGCGCCGCATGGCCAAGAAGAACGCTATCGTCCGCTCGCTGCCGTCCGTGGAGACGCTGGGCTGCACCTCGGTCATCTGCTCGGATAAGACCGGTACGCTGACCACCAACCAGATGTCCGTGTCGCGCATGTTCATCTTCGAGAAGATCGAGGGCAACGACAGCAGCTTCACCGAGTTCGAAATCTCCGGCTCCACCTACGAGCCGATCGGTGAGGTGACGCTGAACGGACAGCGCATCAAGGCCGCCGACTACGAGACGCTGCACGAGCTCGGCACGATCTGCATCATGTGCAACGACTCCGCCATTGATTTCAACGAAACGAAGAAGGTGTTCGAGAAGGTCGGTGAGGCCACCGAAACCGCCCTGATCGTGCTGGCTGAGAAGCTGAACCCGTTCAACGTTGCCAAGCAGGGACTGGACCGCCGCTCGTCGGCCATCTGCGTCCGCCAGGAGATCGAAACCAAGTGGAAGAAGGAGTTCACCCTGGAGTTCTCGCGCGATCGTAAATCCATGTCCTCGTACTGCACCCCGCTGAAGGCTTCCAAGCTCGGCAACGGACCCAAGCTGTTCTGTAAGGGCGCTCCGGAAGGTGTGCTGGAGCGTTGCACGCACGCTCGCGTCGGCTCGACCAAGGTGCCGCTGACCCAGACGCTGAAGCAGCGGATCCTGGACCTGACCCGCACGTACGGTACCGGCCGTGACACGCTCCGCTGCCTGGCCCTGGCCACCGCCGACAGCCCGATGAAGCCGGACGACATGGACCTGAACGATTCGACCAAGTTCTACACGTATGAGGTGAACCTGACCTTCGTCGGTGTCGTCGGTATGCTGGACCCGCCGCGTAAGGAGGTGCAGGACTCGATCGTTCGCTGCCGCGCCGCCGGTATCCGCGTCATTGTGATCACCGGTGACAACAAGGCCACCGCCGAAGCCATCTGCCGCCGTATCGGTGTGTTCGGAGAGGATGAGGACACCACCGGCAAGTCGTACTCGGGTCGCGAATTCGACGATCTGTCCGTGTCGGAGCAGCGTGAAGCTTGCTCCCGTGCCCGCCTGTTCTCGCGCGTCGAGCCGGCCCACAAGTCCAAGATCGTGGAGTTCCTGCAGAGCATGAACGAAATCTCCGCCATGACGGGTGACGGTGTCAACGACGCGCCCGCCCTGAAGAAGGCCGAAATCGGTATCGCCATGGGTTCGGGTACCGCCGTCGCCAAGTCGGCCGCCGAGATGGTGCTGGCTGACGATAACTTCTCCTCCATCGTTGCCGCTGTTGAGGAAGGTCGTGCCATCTACAACAACATGAAGCAGTTCATCCGCTACCTGATCTCGTCCAACATTGGTGAGGTCGTGTCCATCTTCCTGACGGCCGCCCTGGGTCTGCCGGAAGCGCTCATCCCCGTCCAGCTGCTGTGGGTCAACCTGGTAAGTGCTTTGGAGGGCGATTGGTGACTCAAAAAATGGGTTTtaataaggttttttttttgtttgtggcgCTCACATGGAATAGGTCACTGACGGTCTGCCAGCTACTGCCCTCGGCTTCAACCCACCGGATCTGGACATCATGACCAAGCCGCCGCGCAAGGCTGATGAAGGTTTGATCTCTGGCTGGTTGTTCTTCCGGTACGTTTGCCCAACAAATGCctgcttttcttctttgggttgtattttatttcatcctctctctttctctcgcaccTTCCCAGTTACATGGCCATTGGTGGATACGTCGGTTGCGCTACCGTTGGTGGTGCCGCCTGGTGGTTCATGTTCTCCGAGACTGGCCCGCAGCTGTCCTACTGGCAGCTGACTCACCATCTGTCCTGCCTGGGCGGTGGCGAGGAGTTCAAGGGTATTGACTGCAAGATCTTCAACGATCCGCACCCAATGACCATGGCTCTGTCCGTGCTGGTCACCATTGAGATGTTGAACGCCATGAACAGGTAAGGCGAACGTCGCGTTCGTCCGGTTGAATTCGAAGGCTTTGACTTTGAACCtgtttcctccttttttcttccaccaGCTTGTCTGAGAACCAGTCCCTTGTCCAGATGCCGCCATGGTGCAACATTTGGCTGATTGCCTCCATGTGTCTGTCGTTCGCTCTCCACTTCGTCATCCTCTACGTTGACGTTCTTTCCGTAAGTACCGGATCGGGTGACTGActccccacacacatacacctcagcagcagcagcagcagcagcagctactcACACTGATCGTGTTTTCTCCCCATTTTGCAGAccgttttccaagtcactccACTGGACGGAAATGAGTGGATGACCGTCATGAAGTTCTCGCTGCCGGTCGTGCTGCTGGATGAGATCCTGAAGTTCGTCGCCAGAAGGATTTCGGACGGTGAGAgttacataaaaaatatgcatGGACTAGTGTTAGCGTGGGCCGTGTTCTTTGCTTACATCATATGGGGTCCATAATGGCAGTGAGCGTGCGCGCGAAGATAACAGAACATCTGcgaatgctgctgctacctaccactactactactactagtacTACCTTATAACTTCTGCCACTGCTGCGTTGCCACCAGAGAGAAGGGGGCAACGACAACACGGGGGTGGGAAAGTCGGGAAGTATAAAGGATACGTTCACAACATCAACCATACACACGGAGGAGATAGAGCAGGCAgagttagaagaaggaaagtgGACGCTCGGCAGTCGGCACGTCACAGAGAGTGTAgtataccaccaccaccaccaccactagcaCCACGGTCACCCCGTCACAGCATTCATATAGCACGCATAATATAAAAcaatagatatatatatataggcacacacacaccacccattcatacactctctctctctcttaatCGGCATTATGGATCGGTTTTGTTGCTCATCGTAGGGGAAAAAACCCTGTTGCACAGTAGTTGTTATCATGTACTCGTCCCCTCGACCCAATCATTTGCAAACGCGTTCGAGCAACGCGGGGAAGAGTGTGTATTAAATAATGCAAATACACAGCCGAAtcgaaagctctcctccacgTTTCTACAGCACTGTTCTGAACGTGGAAGACAGTATAAGCAACATATAGCAAATATGAGTAGGTaaaaacgggggaaaacaCCGAAAAGATGGTGTTTAAACATAGAAAtactagagagagagagagagagacaagaCAAAAGCATAGAATCATTTAATCCCTATTTGTgtgccgggtgtgtgtgtggtgtgacGGGCGGGCTGTGGCACCCCCCTCCCTGCCCTCTGTGTCACGCCGTTTGTTTATTGCGCCCGAGTAAGCGAGACAGTTTGCCtccttctgtttgtttgtttttagatCGTTACTATTATAATCCATTACTTAGAGCAAAAGCTACCtttctatctctttgattGATGCTTCGATGCGCACCTTTTGCGTGCGCGGTGCACACCTCCCCGTAGCGTGCATCCCGATGCGTTTGAAATGTTTAGCGAATATCGATTTTGTAAAGTTTAGATAACAAAACACGGCCGTCTTATGTGTGTTGACCGGTGTAGAATCGTTTGAGCTTCCTTCTGCGCACTGCGCTGAGGGTAGAGGAAAACGTTTAGCGGAAAGGGATGGAGTAGTACAGGGCAGAGTTAGAACAGCCGTGGAGCGTGTGATTACTTTTAGTGTGCGCTATTTGgggcatgtcctcggcgcgcgGCATCGATTAACGGCAGTCAGTCAGTCACACACAACGAGtcaatgcgtgtgtgtgtttgtgtttgtgagcgGGTAATGGTAATGTGCAGCTCGGATATATGCAGCAAGGCGTTTGCATATATCTGTGTGAAGGAACACGAATATTCGAGAGGGGTTAGATAAAAGGATAGGGAAAGCTCAGATGAATAGTGTTGAAACTGTTGTTCATATTTGATTCTTAGGTAGGttcctatctctctctctcacacacacacacatcgttaACGTGACAATCCCGTTATATGTGGATTTCGCACATGCATATTTGCATCCGTATCCGGTTCCtcaaacattcaaaacaaCAGCTCAGTTTGTCACcaacacacagagagacagacagGCTTTAGGGAGCGAAcgtttagcagcagcagcagcagcagggagaTGGGGAAATATTTTACCAACTTTACTGAAGATTTAAAGTTGTAGCAAATGTAGAGAGGCGCTTTAgcagtttggtttttttttttaaataatctcaGCAGTATGAGCGTGTGGTACACGTGTGGACCCCATATGCATAAAAAACTTGCGTACTATTGTGTGTACTAAGGCTTCAGACTGGATGAGCGACGAGCTCAACCACACCATACATCCAATCTCTCATCACATGCGGCAAAAGGGCGTCCGAATCGCTACCCCgtatgtgcgtgcgtgcgtgcgtgtgtgcataaTAGCAGTAATGAGGTGTGAGCAACAACTGTGTGAGCGCTGTTTACAAGATACTTACTACTACTTTTAATGCTATCCCAAGATGATACCCACAACCAAACACCCCAAACTTCTACAAACTACACCCTCCCAAAACACTTTATTTTTTCCACACAACACAATGGCGGCTCTCtgcctcgctctctctctcccgctctgACCGGGCTGTGAGCATCGTCTGCGTGTTGTTGTGGTCAGCCAAAAGtaaccacacacaacacaacaatcaTCGGTCATCAGCGTATCGTATGAGGGAGAAGCGTTTAATTTGTAAACCTATTTTTATATGCCAAAACATGTTTCTCACCATACAACGAAGAAAATATGGTGGTGCCGCTTACTACAAaggagtgtgtttgtgtgtgtgttttctttccccattttgttttccctcgtgtgcatttccttttctattgcgtttgtttgtttgattggcTTACATCTTGCATCTTtgcaaaagaaataaaaacattattaaAAGAGCTTTTCCAATCTTAAATATAAGACACAATGTAACAGCGGAAGAACATTCACAACTAACCTCCTCCCCTGCTCTACTATACGTCCACCAAATCGAGCACACACCTACGCGAACAGTCAGTGTCCTCCAACCCCCGAAAATGCATCTAAGTTTATAAGCCCCTcacagcacacatacatacaaaaaatacacacatacacagttgAGAATGATAATGCTGCTTCAGAGATTTCCTACGATCGCGATAACacgcctctctgtctctctctccctcgctcACTTTCTTATTTTCCAACCTTTTTTTCCACCCTCCAAGTTTGTTCTTTCGCTGAGCGTGAATTACTTAacttatttaaacaaaaaaacggaacaaacGAAACAGCAAAACGTTTAACCCCGAGGGAAGAGGGCGTGTTTCTTATTGTgtataagaagaagaagaagggtgTGGTGTTACACTTCCGGGGGGAATTAGTAGGAAACGTACCATGAAGTACATGGTGTACGTATGTGAACGTCTCATACACATAAGTCATCCAAGATATGGAATGAacgacgaaacaaacaaaaacacgggCGAAAAGAAGAGGTTtaatgagaaaaaaagaagaatacgATCGATCGTTTGTTTATTGCTTAACGATGACACACACAACAGAAGATACCCAGATGAAGGTTACTACGTCTGAGGAGGTCTCTTGATAAGCAAAAAGTAGATAAGAAAGGGAAATTAATGTTATTGCTATCTATataactactactactactactactactactatcatACTACACACTTCATACTTGAACTCTTTCGCACAACAGGCGAAACTCCTTTTATTACAACGATTTTGCagcaaatatatatattagGCATGTTATGTGGGTTTAGTTTCGGTTTGGGTGTAGAGAAGGAatcgttcgtttcgttttgcttttgtgttgcTACCGTTTTTATACGCTGGTTAGCACGGCATAATTGGCCTCAAAACGAGCCGCTTTTTGGGTGAAACAATGAGACTAAATGATcgttgatgatggtggttgttGCCTactgatgaggatgatgatccAGCGATGTGCCTAAAAGGGTATAtaggaaggaaagggaagATTTTCAAGCTAAGAAAGAGGGGAAATTTGGAAAATCCCTTTCTGGTAAATAGTTCTGCACCGGTTTGAATTCCAtccgatcgcgatcgcgattCGCTACTCACACAGAAATAGTTGCTTTAAACATAACATGGGAATGTTGTTAGATAGGGTTTTTGCATACCTTTTCAGTAGGGTCGGAGAGTGAAAAGGAGAAAATAGTTTGCTTGCAATTTAATGCTTTTTATAAAATTCTTTTGTATTCTCCTTCTTGGTGGTGTGTGCATCTCATCATTCATGTCCTTGTTTTTAGCTTATTTTGCACTCTCGTACTGCTCGCCAGCTCATAGACGTTTTATTGTTGTAtggcgagcgagagagcagggagaaaacagagcaaaaggggcattgtgtgtgtgtacaagcGCAGAGATGGAGTGTCGATTATTGTCGAACTCTTTTGGAACGTTTTTTCTCTTACTTTATTTTGTACAAGAAGAAGTCAGGTAGTGAAAACAAGGAAATAAATGATTGGGGAAAATCGAGTCCGCCACGGGGATTAGTTTAAACGATCACTAATCTcaacgccccccccccccccccccccttcccaaCCGGGCCAGCCCCAGCGCATGTTTGGGCAATGTGGGCCGATAGTGTTGGGCGTTTTAAACTTGAAGAGCAGCACCTATTGTGCTTGTGGGGGTGAAAAGTagtcgttgtgttttttccccATTCCAAAAATGGTAAAAGATGATAAGATCCTTTTCCTCCCCCTTGCAGTTGTTAGAATCGAGCAAGAGCAACATGAATCATTAAAAGTAAACAcataaaatcagtaaaatttattaaaaaaagaatacgAAAGAGTGGTGAAAGATAAAAGTTAAGAAGAAACCACAACCCCCACTAGTAAGAATGCAATAACATTTAGCATACAGAACAAGCAGAACTGAAGgtgaaaaacagcaacaaccataCTGAAAGTAGTTAAAGAAAGTGGGAAAGTAGTGTAATGTTGTGTTGTAAAATGGTGATTTGGATAGAGATGgaacaccaacaacacacgCAAATTGCAACTCACTAACTTGATCCTTTACATTGATTTCAAAGAGCGAGTTGATAGGAAAAAACATAACATCATtagagaagaaaggaaaaacctAAAAACTGAGATGAAAATCAAGTGTGAATTAAGAAATAACaaagagaaaggaaagaaatggtAGAAATGGTGATACATGAAGAAACAATGGGAAAAAATGGATTAAGATaacaacatacacaacaaaaacaaacaaacaaacaaaatctacACAATCTtcttaacaacaacaacagataAGAGAAGAACAGAAAACACAGTAAAAGAGTTCGTCGTGAAGTGACGTCAAAGTAAGAATGAAgaacaaaggaaaaaaagaaaaacagcaacaaaaaaaaacaaataaaaaatacattttaaatatACCGAAAACAAATTAATCTCTTTTTCCTAACTAATTTACCCCAACTTTGCCTTTCTTCACTCACCACTACTAATCGCGACCAACCCCTCTGCTGCTCACCttcccgcgcgtgtgtgtgtgtaatggtAACTCAAAGACGCTGAAACCGTTtccacacaccaccacaacacAAACCTGTGCATCCGATGATAAAAAAAGCCTTTTCCCTGTCTCTCTTCTGTCAACACTACTCTCTCCACATACCCCCCCTTGCCTTACAAGGGGCCCTTCGCAAGCCCTTTCAATTCTAATCATtgcagtgcgtgtgtgtttgagtgtttgtgtgactCTTGCCTGCGTGAAGAGCtcctgtgtgagtgtgtgtgtgtgtgtggtctcTCGTCCCCGTACCATCCGGCGAAGACGATGAAACCCCCGCGAACTCGGCCTGTACCGCCTGCATGGAAGTGAATCCTAGCGCCCCCCgccgcgtgtgtttgtgtgatatGAGTGACGTGCTGATGATGCCTGAAGAAACCATCCAAGGCGACAGATCAAGCGTGCGCGCGTGCTGTGCTGTTTACACGATCTCTCGATCAGTCAAGCAGATCGAGAAGAAATACGTAAGACACATTCATTCACCTCATCCCCGTCATCCTTTTGCCACCCATCAAAAGTGCATGcaacatccccccccccctccgaaCCCCGACAAGTAGTGATCACATAAAagtagcgaaaaaaaaagcacacgatCCTCGAGAGAGGATCTTTGGGGTGTAGCTGTGGCTGTAATAAGTAGACtgattttactgattttcttctaatttaaattacaaacCCCTAATGTATGTACAAATGCTGTAGAAAGGAGAATCAATCTAATTCCCCTGTAGAGTAGAGAATGATGTTAGTAGACAAACCCTCTAGTGTAGTGGTTTTAGAGTAGTCTCTGAAGTTTTTGCCTTTTTAGAGTAGCGCCATCTATTTACTTAATAAGCTATCCCTCTCTTCGGCATTTGGCGGAGATGTGGAATCattgttttttaatgtttataatttcgtttctctcccccttttttctctctctcctctgcCTCCCACAGTCAATCCAGATTTCCATTAAAGAcagtttcaaaataaataaaaaataaacccaaaaaattataaatcaaaccaccaccaccaaccacccaCTCACATATaataaacagaacagaaaaaaaaacctaaaaaactccctcgcgtgtgtgtgtgtcatgaTCAACCTGCCTCCCATGTGGACGGCGGTCTTCCAAGTCTTccaaagcgtgtgtgtgtgagtgtgttcgtTCCCAAAAATGCCCCATTTTGTCCCTTCTTTTCTCCGTCATTATGACGTGTCTCGTTATAATGAGCCCCCGGGAATGCTTGCTTCGTCCTTTGTGGGTTGGAAAAGAAGTGTGAACGAAAGGAGGGACCGGATTCTCAATGCCCCCTGCATCCATAGCCTACAActtgaaagagagagagagatagagagatccTAATGCTTTTTAATGTCCTCTTTGGGATGACTTCCTACCGATCGCTTTTCATCATAATCCTCCCGGGTGGGGGAACAAGTGACAAAGTGAGTCAGAAGGGATGAGATAAAGAAAGCACAACAATGGAGAAAAGAGCCCCTCTGCTGATGGAAAAGCCCTCCCCTCGAGTGTCCTGGTGACCGGGTGTGATTGCTTGTTCCTCTTTGGAGTTTGATCTCCCTCgctcttcctctctttctctctctctgtgcgtGTGATTGGCTAGAATAGCTTTGGAAGAACTTGATCCCAACTTTCGGTGCGATATCCTGTGACACCCCCCCATCCCTGTGATCATCCAGCTTTATTGTCGGCGGCCACACAACTTAAAAGCTCCCCGTTCTTACAATCCCCCGCAATAAACAACCACCACACGAGGGCGCGCGAGCGTGAGTGTGTCCCCCCTCAACCTTTGTGATTGCTTTTCTCTCATCAACTCGCTCAAACACCCCCcccaacaaaaccacaaacaaccCCCACGTGAAGTCAACGAGATGGTACGTGTTGTGCTCTCGTCGTCCTGTGTCCGTCCTGTATGTGTTttatcatcaccaccaccaccaacaccatcagCTTTACCGTGCCCCATCCCTGCCCCAACCGAGCGTacatatgtgtatgtgtgcgtgtgtgtgttcgtacgagacaaaaccaacacacacacacagggagaaGTACGTTTTGTGTAAGTGTGAGGgtaagcaacaacaacaacaacaacaatcgacATGTAGTTGTGATGTAAGTGACCTAGGGACCTGTCCATCCAATCCTGTCCATCATCGATCGGCGGGGatagcaaaacagcaaaaaaatccaaccaaatcatcttccttcccttttttatccattttgGCAAAATTATACATCAAACCAAAAGCTTTGaattcttccttttttccctattattatgtatttttttataagtTTAATTGCTTTCTTGTTACGGCTTCCAAATTCAAActtttcttgctttctttccaATTGATTTCTCTCTATTTCAAGTGCTTCTGTTCTGTCCaagaaaaaaagcttcttctccttctctaTTTGAGCACATTTCCTTACCATGTTTGACTTGATCCACTTGAGTGGATTGAAACAGAATCTAATTGGCTTTTTACTTGTTTGCTATTCTCATTAAGAAATTCCAAAAGTTTTACTATTAGCTTCCTGTTTCGTTTTATTCGAATTTGCTTCCAaatttgctttcgtttttttcactctctctaaattattaaatgatGTTTCTCTTGTTttatctttcgtttttttcttattttgtataatttttcTCAAATGTTCGGTTTATctataatgttttatttttttcttcttctttttttctctcttccctcGTCTCGTCTCTCGTATCGATTGTTCCTTCCCCCCTACTTTTCTTCGTCTTACcttactgttgttgttgaccTTCCGATCCGACCCCGACCTCGACGTTCTGCACTCCCTCGTCTGTGTACGACTACCACCGACCACCATCAacgacgaccaccaccacgcgtgtttgtgtgttaacCTGTGATCCTGAAACCTGTGTGCCAAAACGAACCAAACTTGTTCGACGAAACAGCCAACGAAGTCATTAAGACCTGGGAGTAAGCATTAGGtttgagtgagagag comes from the Anopheles coluzzii chromosome 2, AcolN3, whole genome shotgun sequence genome and includes:
- the LOC120951795 gene encoding calcium-transporting ATPase sarcoplasmic/endoplasmic reticulum type isoform X1, which translates into the protein MEDGHSKTVDEVLSHFRVDPERGLSLDQVKEYQKKYGPNELPAEEGKTLWQLVLEQFDDLLVKILLLAAIISFVLALFEEHEGVEAFVEPFVILLILIANAVVGVWQERNAESAIEALKEYEPEMGKVIRGDKSGVQKIRAKEIVPGDVVEVSVGDKIPADIRLIKIYSTTIRIDQSILTGESVSVIKHTDAVPDPRAVNQDKKNILFSGTNVAAGKARGVVIGTGLNTAIGKIRTEMSETEEIKTPLQQKLDEFGEQLSKVISLICVAVWAINIGHFNDPAHGGSWIKGAVYYFKIAVALAVAAIPEGLPAVITTCLALGTRRMAKKNAIVRSLPSVETLGCTSVICSDKTGTLTTNQMSVSRMFIFEKIEGNDSSFTEFEISGSTYEPIGEVTLNGQRIKAADYETLHELGTICIMCNDSAIDFNETKKVFEKVGEATETALIVLAEKLNPFNVAKQGLDRRSSAICVRQEIETKWKKEFTLEFSRDRKSMSSYCTPLKASKLGNGPKLFCKGAPEGVLERCTHARVGSTKVPLTQTLKQRILDLTRTYGTGRDTLRCLALATADSPMKPDDMDLNDSTKFYTYEVNLTFVGVVGMLDPPRKEVQDSIVRCRAAGIRVIVITGDNKATAEAICRRIGVFGEDEDTTGKSYSGREFDDLSVSEQREACSRARLFSRVEPAHKSKIVEFLQSMNEISAMTGDGVNDAPALKKAEIGIAMGSGTAVAKSAAEMVLADDNFSSIVAAVEEGRAIYNNMKQFIRYLISSNIGEVVSIFLTAALGLPEALIPVQLLWVNLVTDGLPATALGFNPPDLDIMTKPPRKADEGLISGWLFFRYMAIGGYVGCATVGGAAWWFMFSETGPQLSYWQLTHHLSCLGGGEEFKGIDCKIFNDPHPMTMALSVLVTIEMLNAMNSLSENQSLVQMPPWCNIWLIASMCLSFALHFVILYVDVLSTVFQVTPLDGNEWMTVMKFSLPVVLLDEILKFVARRISDGESYIKNMHGLVLAWAVFFAYIIWGP
- the LOC120951795 gene encoding calcium-transporting ATPase sarcoplasmic/endoplasmic reticulum type isoform X3, whose amino-acid sequence is MEDGHSKTVDEVLSHFRVDPERGLSLDQVKEYQKKYGPNELPAEEGKTLWQLVLEQFDDLLVKILLLAAIISFVLALFEEHEGVEAFVEPFVILLILIANAVVGVWQERNAESAIEALKEYEPEMGKVIRGDKSGVQKIRAKEIVPGDVVEVSVGDKIPADIRLIKIYSTTIRIDQSILTGESVSVIKHTDAVPDPRAVNQDKKNILFSGTNVAAGKARGVVIGTGLNTAIGKIRTEMSETEEIKTPLQQKLDEFGEQLSKVISLICVAVWAINIGHFNDPAHGGSWIKGAVYYFKIAVALAVAAIPEGLPAVITTCLALGTRRMAKKNAIVRSLPSVETLGCTSVICSDKTGTLTTNQMSVSRMFIFEKIEGNDSSFTEFEISGSTYEPIGEVTLNGQRIKAADYETLHELGTICIMCNDSAIDFNETKKVFEKVGEATETALIVLAEKLNPFNVAKQGLDRRSSAICVRQEIETKWKKEFTLEFSRDRKSMSSYCTPLKASKLGNGPKLFCKGAPEGVLERCTHARVGSTKVPLTQTLKQRILDLTRTYGTGRDTLRCLALATADSPMKPDDMDLNDSTKFYTYEVNLTFVGVVGMLDPPRKEVQDSIVRCRAAGIRVIVITGDNKATAEAICRRIGVFGEDEDTTGKSYSGREFDDLSVSEQREACSRARLFSRVEPAHKSKIVEFLQSMNEISAMTGDGVNDAPALKKAEIGIAMGSGTAVAKSAAEMVLADDNFSSIVAAVEEGRAIYNNMKQFIRYLISSNIGEVVSIFLTAALGLPEALIPVQLLWVNLVTDGLPATALGFNPPDLDIMTKPPRKADEGLISGWLFFRYMAIGGYVGCATVGGAAWWFMFSETGPQLSYWQLTHHLSCLGGGEEFKGIDCKIFNDPHPMTMALSVLVTIEMLNAMNSLSENQSLVQMPPWCNIWLIASMCLSFALHFVILYVDVLSTVFQVTPLDGNEWMTVMKFSLPVVLLDEILKFVARRISDVNPDFH
- the LOC120951795 gene encoding calcium-transporting ATPase sarcoplasmic/endoplasmic reticulum type isoform X2 → MEDGHSKTVDEVLSHFRVDPERGLSLDQVKEYQKKYGPNELPAEEGKTLWQLVLEQFDDLLVKILLLAAIISFVLALFEEHEGVEAFVEPFVILLILIANAVVGVWQERNAESAIEALKEYEPEMGKVIRGDKSGVQKIRAKEIVPGDVVEVSVGDKIPADIRLIKIYSTTIRIDQSILTGESVSVIKHTDAVPDPRAVNQDKKNILFSGTNVAAGKARGVVIGTGLNTAIGKIRTEMSETEEIKTPLQQKLDEFGEQLSKVISLICVAVWAINIGHFNDPAHGGSWIKGAVYYFKIAVALAVAAIPEGLPAVITTCLALGTRRMAKKNAIVRSLPSVETLGCTSVICSDKTGTLTTNQMSVSRMFIFEKIEGNDSSFTEFEISGSTYEPIGEVTLNGQRIKAADYETLHELGTICIMCNDSAIDFNETKKVFEKVGEATETALIVLAEKLNPFNVAKQGLDRRSSAICVRQEIETKWKKEFTLEFSRDRKSMSSYCTPLKASKLGNGPKLFCKGAPEGVLERCTHARVGSTKVPLTQTLKQRILDLTRTYGTGRDTLRCLALATADSPMKPDDMDLNDSTKFYTYEVNLTFVGVVGMLDPPRKEVQDSIVRCRAAGIRVIVITGDNKATAEAICRRIGVFGEDEDTTGKSYSGREFDDLSVSEQREACSRARLFSRVEPAHKSKIVEFLQSMNEISAMTGDGVNDAPALKKAEIGIAMGSGTAVAKSAAEMVLADDNFSSIVAAVEEGRAIYNNMKQFIRYLISSNIGEVVSIFLTAALGLPEALIPVQLLWVNLVTDGLPATALGFNPPDLDIMTKPPRKADEGLISGWLFFRYMAIGGYVGCATVGGAAWWFMFSETGPQLSYWQLTHHLSCLGGGEEFKGIDCKIFNDPHPMTMALSVLVTIEMLNAMNSLSENQSLVQMPPWCNIWLIASMCLSFALHFVILYVDVLSTVFQVTPLDGNEWMTVMKFSLPVVLLDEILKFVARRISDANEVIKTWE